A region from the Cannabis sativa cultivar Pink pepper isolate KNU-18-1 chromosome 9, ASM2916894v1, whole genome shotgun sequence genome encodes:
- the LOC115715184 gene encoding eukaryotic translation initiation factor 5, producing MALQNIGAANSDDAFYRYKMPRMITKIEGRGNGIKTNVVNMVDIAKALARPASYTTKYFGCELGAQSKFDEKTGTSLVNGAHETSKLAGLLENFIKKYVQCYGCGNPETEIVITKTQMLQLKCAACGFVSDVDMRDKLTSFILKNPPEQKKGSKDKKAMRRAEKERMKEGEAADEELKKVKKDVKKKGTSSKDGITKNSTSRKKTGGSDDGHPSPPESHADEKEEMEDDDDVQWQTDTSLEAVNQRIQEQLSAVTADMVMLSTNKPDKKTKAATITSDNAQNGNSVAPLKLIDELKANIKKGASAKQLQSLLAASPKSAQEKMTLLLEALFDGVEKGFSKVVAKNKKYIAVAAAQEEGCQMLLLKAIEAFFKRLTSSLMKEVALVLKELYDADILEEEFIILWFEEGSEGASKDSQIWNLAEPFINWLRSAESETEDE from the coding sequence ATGGCCTTACAGAACATAGGGGCAGCAAATAGTGATGATGCCTTCTACCGTTATAAGATGCCCAGAATGATTACAAAAATTGAGGGCAGGGGAAATGGCATTAAGACGAATGTGGTCAACATGGTTGATATTGCGAAGGCTTTGGCAAGGCCAGCTTCTTACACAACTAAGTATTTTGGTTGTGAGCTTGGAGCCCAGTCTAAATTTGATGAGAAAACTGGAACTTCTCTTGTTAACGGGGCACATGAAACTTCTAAGCTAGCTGGACttcttgaaaattttattaagaaaTACGTCCAGTGCTATGGTTGCGGAAACCCTGAAACTGAGATAGTTATTACAAAAACTCAGATGCTCCAACTGAAATGTGCTGCGTGTGGGTTTGTGTCTGATGTGGATATGAGGGACAAGCTGACCAGTTTCATTCTTAAGAACCCACCTGAACAGAAGAAGGGATCCAAAGACAAGAAGGCTATGAGAAGAGCTGAGAAGGAGCGAATGAAAGAAGGGGAGGCTGCTGATGAGGAGCTAAAGAAAGTGAAGAAGGATGTGAAGAAAAAGGGCACATCCTCAAAAGATGGTATCACAAAAAATAGCACTTCAAGAAAGAAAACAGGTGGATCTGATGATGGTCATCCATCACCTCCAGAAAGCCATGCTGATGAGAAGGAAGAAATGGAAGATGACGATGATGTGCAATGGCAAACTGACACATCACTCGAGGCAGTTAACCAAAGGATTCAAGAGCAGTTGAGTGCTGTAACAGCTGATATGGTTATGCTATCTACAAATAAGCCAGACAAGAAGACCAAGGCAGCAACCATAACAAGTGATAATGCTCAGAATGGAAACTCAGTTGCTCCTCTGAAACTTATTGATGAACTGAAGGCAAACATAAAGAAAGGCGCTTCAGCCAAACAACTGCAGTCCCTTCTGGCAGCTTCTCCGAAATCAGCTCAGGAAAAGATGACTCTTTTGTTGGAGGCTCTCTTTGACGGTGTTGAAAAAGGTTTTTCAAAGGTAGTGGCCAAAAATAAAAAGTACATTGCTGTGGCTGCTGCTCAGGAGGAGGGATGTCAGATGCTACTACTTAAAGCTATAGAAGCATTTTTCAAAAGGTTGACATCCAGTTTGATGAAAGAAGTTGCACTGGTTCTAAAAGAATTGTACGATGCTGACATCCTCGAGGAAGAGTTCATAATTCTGTGGTTTGAAGAAGGATCTGAAGGAGCCAGCAAAGACTCTCAGATTTGGAACCTTGCTGAACCCTTCATTAATTGGCTTCGGAGTGCTGAGTCGGAAACTGAGGATGAATGA